One region of Gemmatimonadales bacterium genomic DNA includes:
- a CDS encoding 4-hydroxy-3-methylbut-2-enyl diphosphate reductase has product MESTYFRRGFGLKGAIEGQRAADYHSAIVDTLRSAGNQLVAGHLTFRLAQEFGFCYGVDRAVDYAYETRAKFPDRRLFLVGEIIHNPHVNANLGQMGITFLRRESPSGDDGRVTTPEFDFSGITVDDVVILPAFGVTLRDFERLRAIGCIVVDTTCGSVLNVWKRVESYARDGFTSVIHGKHYHEETRATASQVKRHPGGKYLTVYNMTEARLVCDHIEHGGSTDSLVTALGHAASDGFDFDRDLVRIGVAN; this is encoded by the coding sequence GACCTATTTCCGGCGCGGCTTTGGCCTCAAGGGAGCGATCGAAGGGCAACGAGCGGCCGACTACCATAGTGCCATCGTCGATACGCTCAGGTCTGCCGGGAACCAGCTGGTCGCCGGGCACCTGACGTTCCGGCTGGCACAGGAATTCGGATTCTGCTACGGCGTCGACCGTGCGGTTGACTACGCCTACGAGACGCGCGCGAAGTTTCCCGACCGCCGGCTCTTCCTGGTTGGTGAGATCATCCACAACCCCCACGTCAATGCCAACCTCGGCCAGATGGGGATCACATTTCTCCGGCGGGAATCCCCGTCCGGGGACGACGGCAGGGTCACCACACCGGAATTCGATTTCTCCGGGATTACCGTCGATGACGTGGTCATTCTCCCCGCATTTGGCGTGACGTTGCGCGATTTCGAACGACTGCGGGCGATCGGGTGTATCGTGGTGGATACCACCTGCGGCTCCGTGCTCAATGTCTGGAAGCGCGTCGAGAGTTATGCCCGCGACGGATTCACCTCTGTCATTCACGGGAAGCACTATCACGAAGAGACGCGGGCGACAGCAAGTCAGGTGAAGCGCCATCCGGGCGGCAAGTATCTGACGGTCTACAACATGACCGAGGCTCGGCTCGTCTGCGATCACATCGAGCACGGCGGCAGCACTGATTCGCTGGTGACGGCACTGGGCCACGCCGCATCCGATGGATTCGATTTCGATCGTGATCTGGTGCGTATCGGAGTCGCCAAC